A genome region from uncultured Fibrobacter sp. includes the following:
- the mfd gene encoding transcription-repair coupling factor produces the protein METLSEFLQESASGSIALFDGVDSGSLHVCGASVPMLAMAVASRFLKRPEPVLVVAKDYRSAEVWVENLESLVGEEFVRFFPSLGLKPYESKVPFEGVLEERLKFFRDIGRNDRPFVVVCPLDALLAKLPKPGTVLENVFRIKVGDVFEPSKLRPWFLDHGFIEQPVVSGVGEFSIRGCIVDVNCLLYPHPIRIEFFGDEVESIRSFDIFSQRSVEEKKFVDLFPMGEFTIPEREAALMGDAVHDIWWRRDRYQPLTSSLLDYLPRAALVFEELSVLSETASKMHLAYEAAYEGARGLVAEISPPNAFWFKMGELSANFALRPCLDMTNVEADASNWFKVNLKKQDFSSTGTDAVAKEIEDFYARGGRVYVVAPTQGGLTRLEHYFEDLPIEGYFVGNISEGFWLEDDKVAFLTETRIFNRHPNKARKRKIASSVSGALMVESLNRGDFVAHEDHGIGRYLGLVRVEVNGGLVDCALLEYEGGDRLKFPVADLQKIEKVDSPQDNPLKLDRLGSKNWENKKKRMKQKVVQIARELVDLYARRELVEGFGFPPDGKFQKEFEDAFEYDPTPDQVKATDDIKRDMEARKPMDRLICGDVGFGKTEVAMRAAFKCILAKKQVAVLVPTTILAAQHYENFCDRFAAFPAVNIALVNRYKSPKEKKEILKRVSEGKVDIVIGTHALLSAKNEFKDLGLLIIDEEQKFGVKQKEKLRELRLAVDTLSMSATPIPRSLHLSMTGVRDISLINTPPVNRLPVETVLLKRDDEVIKNAILDELARGGQVFIVNDRVQTIYTLAEEIEALVPQARIAVAHGQMDDHDLERVMDAFLSRKFDVLVSTSIIESGLDVPNANTIIIVNAHHFGISQLYQMRGRVGRSSVLAKALLVIPARGEISQESMTRLKALEQFTDLGSGYQLAMRDLEIRGAGNLLGQEQHGFIAEVGFETYVRLVKEAVEALRGGSPLDKPIQPRVELGVDAFLPEDYIQDGLTRISLYQRISRTRSTAEVDSISQELVDRFGPLPAATKMLLAVTEIGLLAGRLRIQGLVQRKGMLAATFAEFPPPDLRVVSEMTSLCPFPIRILGSTPMQAVIELGNGTPNIYAEKTLEAFRAFAAIETTPAKL, from the coding sequence ATGGAAACTTTATCGGAATTTCTTCAGGAGTCGGCTAGCGGGTCCATTGCGCTTTTCGATGGCGTGGATTCCGGTTCGCTGCATGTGTGCGGAGCGAGCGTCCCCATGCTTGCCATGGCGGTCGCGAGCCGTTTCCTGAAGCGCCCAGAGCCCGTGCTCGTTGTCGCGAAGGACTACCGGAGCGCCGAGGTCTGGGTCGAGAACCTCGAAAGCCTTGTGGGCGAGGAATTTGTCCGATTTTTCCCTTCACTTGGGCTCAAGCCTTATGAGTCCAAGGTTCCGTTCGAGGGTGTGCTCGAAGAACGCCTCAAGTTTTTCCGCGATATCGGCCGTAACGACCGCCCGTTCGTTGTCGTTTGCCCCTTGGATGCCCTGCTTGCGAAACTCCCGAAGCCGGGAACTGTGCTGGAAAACGTTTTCCGCATAAAGGTGGGGGATGTTTTTGAACCCTCCAAGCTCAGGCCGTGGTTCCTGGATCATGGGTTCATCGAACAGCCCGTGGTGAGCGGGGTGGGCGAGTTCTCCATTCGCGGCTGCATCGTGGATGTGAACTGCCTTTTGTATCCGCACCCCATCCGTATTGAGTTTTTTGGCGACGAGGTGGAATCCATCCGTTCCTTCGACATCTTCAGCCAGCGCTCTGTAGAAGAGAAAAAGTTTGTTGACCTGTTCCCGATGGGCGAGTTCACGATTCCGGAACGCGAAGCGGCCCTGATGGGGGATGCCGTACACGACATCTGGTGGCGTAGGGACCGTTACCAGCCACTCACGTCGAGCCTTTTGGATTATTTGCCTCGCGCAGCGCTTGTGTTCGAGGAACTTTCCGTGCTTTCGGAGACGGCGAGCAAGATGCACCTTGCTTACGAGGCCGCCTACGAGGGCGCACGTGGCCTCGTGGCCGAGATTTCTCCCCCGAATGCGTTCTGGTTCAAGATGGGCGAACTTTCTGCGAATTTCGCCCTGCGCCCGTGCCTCGATATGACCAACGTCGAGGCCGATGCGTCAAACTGGTTCAAGGTGAACCTCAAAAAGCAGGACTTTTCCTCGACCGGAACCGACGCCGTTGCAAAAGAAATCGAAGATTTTTACGCCCGTGGTGGGCGAGTCTACGTGGTCGCACCGACGCAGGGCGGCCTGACTCGCCTGGAACACTATTTCGAGGACCTTCCCATTGAAGGTTACTTTGTCGGCAACATTTCGGAAGGTTTCTGGCTCGAAGACGACAAGGTCGCCTTCTTGACCGAAACGCGAATTTTCAACCGCCATCCCAACAAGGCTCGCAAGCGCAAGATAGCAAGCTCCGTCTCTGGTGCCTTGATGGTGGAATCGCTGAACCGCGGGGATTTTGTTGCCCACGAGGATCACGGCATCGGCCGTTATCTGGGACTTGTCCGTGTAGAAGTGAACGGAGGCCTTGTTGACTGCGCCCTGCTCGAATACGAGGGCGGCGACCGCCTCAAGTTCCCCGTGGCCGACCTCCAGAAGATAGAGAAGGTCGACTCCCCGCAAGATAACCCGCTCAAGCTCGATCGCCTGGGTTCCAAGAATTGGGAAAACAAGAAAAAGCGCATGAAGCAGAAGGTCGTGCAGATTGCGCGCGAACTTGTGGACCTTTATGCCCGCCGCGAACTCGTGGAAGGTTTCGGCTTCCCGCCCGATGGCAAGTTCCAGAAGGAATTCGAGGACGCCTTCGAGTACGACCCCACTCCGGACCAGGTCAAGGCGACCGACGACATCAAGCGTGACATGGAAGCCCGCAAGCCCATGGACCGCCTCATCTGCGGCGACGTCGGGTTCGGCAAGACGGAAGTCGCCATGCGCGCCGCCTTCAAGTGCATCCTTGCCAAGAAACAGGTGGCCGTCCTCGTGCCGACGACTATCCTCGCCGCCCAGCACTACGAGAATTTCTGCGACCGCTTTGCCGCTTTCCCTGCCGTGAACATCGCGCTCGTCAACCGCTACAAGAGCCCCAAGGAAAAGAAGGAAATCCTCAAGCGCGTGAGCGAGGGCAAAGTCGACATCGTCATCGGTACACACGCGCTGCTCTCGGCCAAGAACGAGTTCAAGGACTTGGGCCTCCTCATCATCGACGAAGAACAGAAATTCGGCGTGAAGCAGAAGGAAAAGCTCCGCGAGCTGCGTCTCGCCGTCGACACGCTCAGCATGAGCGCCACCCCGATCCCGCGCTCGCTTCACCTGAGCATGACCGGCGTCCGCGATATCTCGCTTATCAACACGCCTCCCGTGAACCGCCTGCCCGTCGAGACCGTCCTTTTAAAGCGCGACGATGAAGTTATCAAAAATGCCATCCTCGATGAACTGGCCCGTGGCGGACAAGTGTTCATCGTGAACGACCGCGTGCAGACGATTTATACGTTGGCCGAAGAAATCGAGGCCCTGGTGCCGCAGGCCCGCATCGCCGTCGCGCACGGCCAGATGGACGACCACGACTTGGAACGCGTGATGGATGCCTTCCTCAGCCGCAAGTTCGATGTCCTCGTGAGCACGAGCATCATCGAGTCCGGCCTCGACGTGCCCAACGCGAACACAATTATCATTGTCAATGCGCACCATTTCGGCATCAGCCAGCTCTACCAGATGCGCGGCCGCGTCGGGCGCAGCAGCGTGCTCGCGAAGGCTTTGCTCGTCATCCCTGCCCGCGGCGAGATCTCGCAGGAATCTATGACCCGCCTAAAGGCCCTCGAGCAGTTCACCGACCTCGGCAGCGGTTACCAGCTCGCCATGCGCGATCTCGAAATCCGCGGAGCCGGCAACCTTCTGGGCCAGGAGCAGCACGGCTTTATCGCCGAAGTCGGTTTCGAAACGTATGTCCGTTTGGTCAAGGAGGCCGTCGAGGCCCTTCGCGGTGGGAGCCCGCTCGACAAGCCTATCCAGCCTCGCGTGGAACTGGGCGTGGACGCCTTCCTCCCTGAAGACTACATCCAGGATGGGCTTACGCGTATCTCGCTTTACCAGCGCATCTCGCGCACCCGTTCCACTGCCGAGGTCGACAGTATATCGCAAGAACTTGTGGACCGCTTCGGCCCACTGCCCGCCGCTACGAAGATGCTCCTCGCTGTCACCGAAATCGGGCTTTTGGCAGGGCGCCTGCGCATTCAGGGCTTGGTGCAGCGCAAGGGAATGCTCGCTGCGACATTCGCGGAGTTCCCGCCTCCCGACTTGCGCGTCGTTTCGGAGATGACTTCGCTTTGCCCGTTCCCCATCCGCATCCTCGGCAGCACGCCCATGCAAGCTGTCATTGAACTCGGCAACGGCACGCCCAATATCTACGCCGAAAAGACGCTCGAAGCGTTCCGCGCTTTTGCCGCTATCGAGACGACTCCCGCTAAACTCTAA